In Candidatus Zixiibacteriota bacterium, the DNA window AAATGGGGACGATCCAGGTGGGCGATACCCTCGCTGACTTCAGCCTTGAGGACATCGATGGTCAGTGGCATCGGCTGTCGGAGTTGGTGATTGATAAAACGCTGATTACATTTGTTAAGCCGGACTGCGATGCTTGCCTGATTGAGCTTGAGAGGTTGAGAGAATCAGCCCGCGGTCCGGATGATTACGAACATGTCTTACTGATTACGTCAGCGAATCCGCTACACTTGCAAAAGCTCAGAGCGGATTACGGTTTGGGGTGTGCGATCTTATATGATGAGGAGCGTGCTTTCGGAAACGCTCTGAAAGTTCAGAGCTTCCCGTTTAACATTGTTGTAAACAACTCGCGTGTTATCGAAGAGATTCACGCGAACACGTTGTTCCCCGACGATTACGAGCGGT includes these proteins:
- a CDS encoding redoxin domain-containing protein produces the protein MDALRHMWNADEYRKQASEQTAAILRKMGTIQVGDTLADFSLEDIDGQWHRLSELVIDKTLITFVKPDCDACLIELERLRESARGPDDYEHVLLITSANPLHLQKLRADYGLGCAILYDEERAFGNALKVQSFPFNIVVNNSRVIEEIHANTLFPDDYER